The Stigmatella aurantiaca DW4/3-1 genome contains the following window.
GGGGAGACGAGGGTGGCCAGGGGCACCCAGCCCGCGCCCGCGCGCAGCCCGAGGCTCAGGGTATTCGACGTCACCCCGCCATGCAGCCGCAGCCACCGCACCGGCCGCACCACCGCGGAGACCCCCACGCCATCGGGAACGCCCGCATCCAGGGAGATGCCGAGCATGGGCACGGAGGCCGTTGCGTCCGGCGAGGACGAGGCGTCCACGGATGGAGGGGGCAAGGCGTCCACGGCCGGATCGGGCGGGGGCAGGGTGTCCTGGGCCAGGGCGTCCCTGGCCATGCCCAGCATCAGCGCACAGGCCCAGGCCGGGCCGCGGCGAGACAGGGAGGGGGCGAGTCGGAGCATCAAGCGGGCCATTGCGCGAAGGGGGGCCCCATCATTCGTGGGCTCTCGCGGAAAGAGAAGTGGCTGCCGTCAAAAAAGGGCCGAGGGGTTCATCGGACGGTTCCGTTGCCAGGATGACGCGGCGTGGGCCCTCAGGGCAGGTGTTCCCGGCTGAGATTGATTGCAAGGTTGCCTGCCGTGTTTCACGTCTTCCTGGCGTTGCTGGATGACGAAGGCCAGGGGGACTGGAGCGGCCTGTCATCGTCTGGAGGTGAGCAATGGCTGAAGCCAAGGTCCTGAAGGTCCGGGACGAGGGCCCTCGCGCCGGAGCCCTGGCGGTTCCTTTTCGGGCATACAGTTTCAAGTTGCTCATGGGGGGCTCGGTGCAGGGGCACTTCGCCCAGTGCACGGGGCTGCGATCCCGGGTGGAGGTCATTCCACTCCGGGAGCAGGGGAGGACGGTGGTGCGCAAGCTCTCGGGCCCGTTGGGCTCGGGCTCCGTGTCGCTGAACTATGGCCTGAGCACCTCGTCCGAGCTGTGGGATTGGTTCCTGGCGTCGATGGAAGGACACGGCCAGAGCAAGACGGTCTCCATCCTGATGCTGGGGGTGGATGGCATCACCGAGGTGTTCCGTTACGAACTGCTGGAGTGTTGGCTTCGCGATTGGGAATGCGCGGCGGTCGATGCGCGCCGCCAGCAAGCTGCCCTCTCCCGGCTGGTCCTGTCCTTCGAGGCCATTCGCCGTGGGTGAGCGCTTCAAGACCCCCTCGCGGAGTGTCCTGGTGCGCTCCATGGCGCTCAGGATGAAGGCGTGGGCGGAGGCCGTGCTCGAGGCCTCCACGCCGCCCGAGGAGGCCTCCCCCCAGGAGGCGAAGAGCCCTTCCCTCGCTCCCGTATCGCCCGCGCCGTCGCCGGCAGGCCCCCTCCGGGGAAGCGGGCCGCGGCTGTCCATGATGGAGGTGCCGGAACACTGGCTCCAGGATGTCCAGACGATGCAGGCGGGGGCGGCGAGGGTCTGGAGAGAGCGGGCCCGGAGCGCGAGGGAGGCCGCGGCCATGAAGTCCCGGCGCCCAACGTCCCTGGAGGGAGCGCCCCCCTTGCGCGATGTGACCCCCCCGCTTCGCCGGGGGCTGCGGACCGCGGCTTCCTCCGCGCCGGTGGGAACATCGTCGGTGCCCTGGCTGGAGGTGGTCTCCCACGGGGAGAACGGTGCCCAGGAGACGGCCCCGGCGGCCCGGAACGAGCGGTCCGCGGAGCCCATCTATCCCTGGCCCGAGCCGTCCGGGGAGGGCATTCCCGAGCCCCGGGACACGGTGGCCCTGCTTCACCAGTGGGCGCGCTTGCGGTGGTTGGAACTGGAGCCGTGGGGCGAGTGACGGCCCGCGGTGGAATCTGAACCCGAGGAGAGTTTGCCCGATGTCACTTCCGTCCCCCCATTTGGATGACCGCACCTTCAGGCAACTCCTGGAGGAGGCTCACCTGCGCATGGCCGGAAAGTGCCCGGAGTGGGCCTCGCTCGGCCCGCATGATCCGGAGAAGGTGCTGTTGGAGGCCTTCGCCCACCTGACGGAGATGATGCTGCACCGGCTCAACCGTCTGCCGGAGAAGGCCTACGTGGAGTTTCTCCGGTTGCTGGGGGTGCGGCTTCAGCCACCCTCCGCCGCGGCGGTGGCGCTGCGCTTCAGCCTGGAGACTCCCGCCGAGTACCCGGTGGACATCCCTCGCGGCACGCGCGTCACCACGGCGCGGACGGAGGTGGGTGCCGAGCCGGTGGTGTTCACCACCGCCGAGGCAGGCCGCATCCTCCAGGGCGCCTCGGAGGTGAGGGTGCAGGCCTACCACTGCGAGCAGATCGACGCGGAGCGGGTGGGGTACGGCACGGGCCAGCCAGGGCTCACCGTGAAGGTCGCGCGGCCCCCGCTGATTGCCCCCACGGGAGATGGGCTGGATGTGGTGGTGGGCGTGGAGGCGGAACCCCACGAGTTGGATGGCCGCGCGCCGGCACGAAGGCACGAGGGCCGCCTCTACCGCGTGTGGTGGGAGGTGGACGACTTCGCCTACCTGGCGCCCAACGAGCCCGCGTACCGGGTGGACCGGGCCACGGGCACCATCACCTTCGCGCCCGCGGCGCGAACCCTGGGGGACGAGGGAGGGCTGGGCGAGGCCCGGGCCCTGGCGGGCGTTCCTCCCGCGGGCCGGGCCATCCTCGTCTGGTACCGGCGCGGCGGGGGGACGTTGGGCAACGTCATCGCCCACAGCTTGGAGGTGCTCGAGGAGCCCATTGCCAGCGTGAAGGTGACCAATCCCCGTCCGGCCACGGGAGGCCGGGCCGCGGAGACGCTGGAGAATGCGCTGGTGCGCGGGCCTCAGGAGCGGCACTCCCTGCGGCGGGCCATCACCGCGGGGGACTTCGAGTTGCTGGCACAGCGCGCGTCGAGCGCGGTGGCGCGCGCCAAGGCGTTCACGTTGGCGCAGGCCTGGGCGCATGCGCCCGCCGGAACGGTGCAGGTGATGTTGGTGCCGCACCTGCCCCCGGAGCTGCAAGGCTGTCATGGCGAAGGGGTAACGGCGGGGCGGCTGCGCAGGCACCAGGGCGAGGAGGTGCGGGCCCGGGTCCAACGGGAGCTGGAGGCGCGCCGCCCGTTGGGCACCGTGTGCCAGGTGGCCTGGGCCCGCTACAAGACCGTGAGCGTGGTGGCGCGCGTGGTGGCGCAGCCCACGGAGGATGCGGAAGCCCTGAAGCTCCGCCTCCTGGAGCGGCTCTACCGGACGCTCTCGCCGCTGCCCTCGATGCTGCACCCGGGCGGGTGGGGCTTCGGGCAGCCGCTTCGCACGTCGCAACTCCGGGACCTCTTTCTGGCCGAACCCGGCGTCCGCGCGGTGGAGCGGGTGCGGGTGCGGGTGGACGAGGTGCCTCGCGAGGTCCGCGCGCTGGCGGCGGACGCCTCGCAACCCCGCACCTTTTATGCGGGGGGGGACGAGACGCTCTTCCGCTCCGGAAACGCGGGGGAGGGCTGGGAGCCCGTGGGGCGCTTCTCGGGGGAGCAGGTGGAGGTGGTGGAGGCGCATCCGTCCCGCGCGGGGTGGGTGGCGGTGGCGTCGCGGCTGCGGGGAGAGACGCCCACGCGCTCGCGCGTGTCCCTGTCACGCGACTGCTGTGAAACGTGGGAGCCGGCCACCGCCACATTGGACGAGGTGAAGGACCTGGCCTGGACGGTGCGGGAGGGCACGCCCGTGCTGTTCATCGCCACGGTGGCCGGGCTTTTCGAGTGGGTGCTCAAGCCGGGGACGGCGCCCCGTGCGGTGCTGGTGGACCCGGCGCAACCGGGGATGGGGTTTTGCGCGGTGGCCACGGCCTCCGACGTGGGCGGAGGGGTGTGCGTCGCGGTGGCGGCGATGGAGCAAGGGGGGGTCCTCTTGTCCGATCAGGAGGGCCGTGCGGGCACCTTCTGGCACATCGGGCTGCGGGGACAGGGCGTGCGCGTGCTGGAGGTGCAGCGCGAGGGTCCGAACGCCTTCCTCTGGGCGGGGCTGGGGACGTTCCACGAGGAGGAGACCGGAGCGGGGTGCATGCGGTGGGAGCTGTCGGGGGGAGAGCCGCCTCCAGGCGGATGGCGTGCCTTCAACGTGGGATGGGAGGGGGGGAGCTGCTTGTCCCTCGCCTTCGCCGGGGCCACGGTGCACGCGGGCACGCAATGGGCGGGGGTGCTGTCCCAGGAGGGGGGGCCAGGCCCCTCCGTGTGGCGGCGGCCGGAGGAGCATTCCCGCTCGCCCGTGTACGCCCTGGCGTCCCAAGGCGGTGGCTTCCCGGTGCTGTCGGGGCGTCCGAAGGGGGTGTTCCGCCGGTCCCGGGGCAGCGAATGCGACGAGCCCTGCTCGCAGTGGGAGTTCTCGGAGGAGGTGACGGTGCCGCCCACCTGGCTGCTGTGCTCCGGCTTCCATGAACTGGAAGTGGGAGGGGAAGATGAGGAGTGCTGAGCTGGTCCAGTTGCTGCCGGGGGTCTTCCAACAGGCCCCCCAGATGGGCCTCCGGCTGAAGGCGCTGCTGGATGCGATGGAGGGGTTCCACGCTCCCTCGGAAGCGGCGCTGGCGGAGGTGGATGCGCTCTTTGATCCACGCAGGACGCCGGATGGCTTCGTGTCCTTCCTGGCGCGCTGGATGGACCTGGAGTTGCCGGTGACGACGGGGCTGGGGCGGCTCAGGGAGCTGGTGGCGGCCGGGGCGGAGCTGTCCCAGTGGCGGGGGACGGCACGGGGCCTGCTGCTCTTCCTGTCCACGGCCACGGGCCGCCGGGACTTCGAGCTGGACGAGTGCGTCCTGGGGCCGGATGGGATTCCCCGGGCCTTTCACATCTGCCTTCGTGCCCCCGAGGAGCTGATGCCCCACCGCGCGCTGCTCGAGCAAATCATCCACCGCGAGAAGCCAGCCTACGTCACCTATGAGCTGCACTTCACGGCGACCGAGGCGGCCGGGCCGAGCGCCCCGTAAGCTTCGGAAGGGCGAGCGGCCGGCCGGGGCAGCCTCTTGTCAGAGGGAGGCGTGTGAAATACGCCTGGAGCATGTCCACCGCCGCGCTGCCCGACGCCTTCCTTCGAGCCATCTCCGAGGGCTTTCCCTCCGACTTCCTCACCCGTGAGCCAGGAGAACTGGCGGAGTACGGCAGGGACTGGACGCGTGTGCACACACCCGCGCCCGCGGCGGTGGCCCTGCCGCGCACCACGGACGAGGTGTCCCGGCTTCTGGCTTTGTGCCATGCGCATCAGGTGGCCGTGGTGCCCTCGGGCGGACGGACGGGGCTGGCGGCGGGCGCGGTGGCGGCCCGGGGCGAACTGGTGCTCTCTCTGCAGCGGATGAACCACATGGGCCCGGTGGATGTGCTGGGCAACACGGTGCGGGTGCAGGCGGGAGCGGTGACGGAGGCGGTGCACCAGCACTGCGCCCCGTATGGGCTGACGTGGCCGGTGGACTTCGCCTCCAAGGGGTCCAGCCATGTGGGCGGCAACATCGCCACCAACGCCGGGGGGGTGAAGGTCATCCGGTATGGGCTGACGCGCCAGTGGGTGCTGGGGCTCCAGGTGGTGACGGCGCAGGGGCAGGTGCTGGAGCTCAACGGCGCGCTGGAGAAGAACAACACGGGCATGGACTTGCGCCAGCTCTTCATCGGCAGCGAGGGCACGCTGGGGGTGATCACCGAGGCCACGCTCAAGCTGACGCGGCTGCCGGGCAAGCAGGAGGTGTTCCTCTTCGCGGTGCCGGACGTGGCGGCCGTGCTGAAGCTGTTCCGGGATGCGCGCCAGGCACCGCTGTTGATCTCCGCTTACGAGTTCTTCACGGACAAGTGCCTGGCGCGGGTGCAGCGCCACCGCAAGCTGCGCTCTCCCTTCGAGGCCCCCAGCGGGTGCTATGTGCTGCTGGAGGCGGAGGCCTCGGATGCGGCGGGCGTGGAGGCGTGGCTGGGCTCGCTCTTCGAGCGGGGGCTGGTGACGGACGGCACCCAGGCGCAAGGCGCCTCGCAGGCCGCGGAGCTATGGGCTCTGCGCGAGAGCATCAGCGAGAGCCTGTCGGCCACGGGCCTGCCGCACAAGAACGACATTTCGCTGCCCATCGCCGCGCTGGAGGCGTTCTGCGGGGAACTGGATGCGTTCTTCCTGGCGCGCTACCCGGACTGGGAGATCTGCCTCTTCGGACACATTGGCGACGGCAACCTGCACGTCAACGTGATGAAGCCAGACGCGATGGACAAGGGCGAGTTCCTGGCGCACACGAAGCCGGCGGACCACGACATCTTCGCGCTGGTGCGCAAGCACGCCGGCAGCATCTCCGCCGAGCACGGCATTGGCCTGCTGAAGAAGGACTACCTCTCGTATACGCGCGCCCCCGCGGAGCTGGAGTTGCTCCGGGCGCTCAAGCGGACGATGGATCCCGCCAACATCCTCAACCCGGGAAAGATCCTCGACCCGTGAGGGGACATCAGAAAAACAGAAGAGCCGAGGAAGAACGCGTGCATGTGGCGGGGCAGGACTCGACGGTGATGAGGGCGCCGGTCATCGAAGCCCAGAGAATCCGCGCGCAATTGGCACAGTCCCGACACGCTGGGGCCACGGGGCCTCCAAGGAACCGTCATGAGGGGGCGCTACACCTTCTCTCGTGAAGGTCTTCATGTTTGGAAGTGAGGCTCGATCGGGTTCCGTGCAGTTCCGAGCGCCTGCCCATCACCCTTTGCGGGGGGCGCTCCGCGCATGCGCCGTGCTCTCGACGTTCTTGGTCTTTCTGTGTGGGTTCTCCGTGTTCACGCGCTTGGCGATGCTGTTCGTCTCCCCCTTCGGGGAGATGCGGCGCCTGCGGTTCGGCCAAGCCGTGATGCACAGGTTCTTCAAGGCGGCCGCGTGGCTGTTCGGCATCCAAATCACCCACGAGGGTCCCCTTCCTGCTCCCGGCAGCATGGTGGTCGCCAACCATCACTCCTACATGGACATCGTGGCATTGGGTGCGATGGTGCCGTGCTTCTTCCTGTCCAAGGCCGAGGTGAGCCGGTGGCCGTTGTTGGGCCCGGGGGCTGCCGCGGCGGGGATCGCCTTCGTGAAGCGGGACTCACCCCGCAGCCGCAAGGCCGCCCTCGAAACCCTCTTGCGGCGGGTCCAGGCGGGTTTCACCGTGGTGAACTTCCCCTCTGGCACGACGTGTCGCCAGGGGGAGACGGTTCGCTTTCGCACGGGGCTGTTCAGGGTCATTGCGGGCACGCCCGTGTGTCTGGTGCCGACCTCCCTGCGCTACGAAGACGGCGCCGCGGACTGGGTCGGAGACGCGACTTTCGTGGGTCACCTCGTCCGGCTGGCGGCCAAGCCCCGTCTCCGCGTCCACGTGGCGTTTCACAGGCCGCTGAATGCCAGGGACTCGGGGGGCGATGCCCTGCGCGACGCGTGTGAAGGGCTGGTCAACGCCTCGATTTCTTCAAGCACGAAGGAGGGCTGAACCGGCGACTTCTGCCCCATCCCCCTGTTCGCACGCTTGCTCGGCAGGCAGGTGAGCAGGCAAGCAGGCGCTCCTGAAGGATCGCCCTCGGGTCTGCGGGACCAAGCACTCCTCCAGGGAGATGCGTATTTTCTGAGTTCTCTGTTTAGTGGGCCTTTTACGGCCTGGGACTCGGATGCGCTCTTCCCGGATGGGAATCCTCATGGCGTGGGTCGGGTGCCTCGTCACCTTGGTTCCCCGTGTGTCCATCTCAGGCTGGGAGGGGCGGGGCATTGCCTGGCGCGGCGGTGCCGAGACCGAGGTGGGTCAGGTCATGGCCGCAATGGTCGGCCGGCTCCGGAGCGCGGACGCCGGACTGGACTTCTTGCTCGCGGGGGACTCCCTGGAGACCCTCTTCAGGCGGGCCATCCTGGAGAACCGGCGTGTGACGAACGCGCAACTCACGGCCATCTCCCAGGTGACGTTGGAGCAGTTGGCCACGCCCCCGGAGCAGCGGGCGGTGGTGCTGCGGCGGGTACCCGAGGCTCGGAAACTCCGCGTCCACCGGTTCACGGTCGCCCTGTTGGCCGCGGCCACGGGCGTGGAGGCCGCACAGCTCTCCGAGCTTGCGCCCGATCTGGGCCTGACAGGCTCGCCAGACACACCGTTTCTCTGGGCCGCCCGCTCCGAACGCGCGCAGCACGCCACGGCACTCCACGACTTCACGGATTACCTGAGGGCCACGGGCCTGACGGGCCTCAATGAAGCGGTGTGGGGGGTGGAAGGCCGGGAGTGGTCCGCGCTGGCGAGCTGGTTGGGATGGGGCCCCGAGGCCTCCAGGCCCCCGTGAGGGGTTGCCTGCTTTCCGGGTGTTAGGAAACCCAGACGCGCTTGTTGTCTTCCTGGCACAAGGCCGTCGCGTTGTTGGCGCGGTCGCTGGGCACCGTGTGCAAAACCTTCGCCGAGGTGTCTGCATGCGGAACCAGGACATTTCCCCGCGGCTCATTGATCTCAAGCATTCGATAGAGCACCCCATGGTGCGGACGCTGTTCCGGTGGGTCGAACAACCCGTCGAGCACGCCCTCTCGCTCTCGACGCTCAACCAACTCTATGCCCGCTTCCTCTCGCTCTACGATCAGGCGCATTACTTCCAAACCGTTCTGCGTGTCTTGAATGTGGAGTACACGTGGACGAGCGAGGATCGCGCCAACATTCCCGTAAGCGGCCCCATCGTGGCGGTCGCCAATCAACCCTTCGGTTCCCTGGAAGGGGTGATTCTGGGGGACATCCTCACGCGCATCCGCCCGGACGTGCGCCTGCTCGGGAACCACCTGTTCTGGAATGCCCCGGAAAGCCAGCAGTGGATCATTCCGATGAAGCCAACCCGTGGCACCAACCCCCACCCAAGCCATGTGGCGCCCTTGAGGGCCTGCGTGCGGTGGCTGAAAGGGGGCGGGGCGCTGGGCATGTTTCCCGCGGGAGGAAAGCCTTACTTCCCACTGCCCGGGGGAGAGTTCTCGGATCCACCCTGGCACCCGCACGTGGCAAAGCTCATCCGGCGCACGGGGGCCACCGTGGTGCCGATCTTCTTCGAAGGCAGCAACAGCCTGCTTTTCCAGCTTGCCAGCCTCATCCATCCGGGTCTGGGCGCGGCGCTGCTGCCCTCGGAGTTTCTCAAGGGCCGCCACGCGAAAGCCGGGGTACGCATCGGGCGGCCGCTCCGGCCCGAGAAGCTGGCGCGCTACCCGGATGACGAAACACTGATCAGCTATCTGCGCTTCAAGACCTACCTGCTCGGGCGCCGCGAGAGCCCCATCCGCCCGCGTTTTCTGCCGCAGCTTCGCCACGCGAAGGTGACACCGGTGGAGCCCTTGGCGGAGACCGTCCCCACGGAGGTTCTGTCCACCGAGGTTTCACGGCTGCCGGCCG
Protein-coding sequences here:
- a CDS encoding phage tail protein, with product MRSAELVQLLPGVFQQAPQMGLRLKALLDAMEGFHAPSEAALAEVDALFDPRRTPDGFVSFLARWMDLELPVTTGLGRLRELVAAGAELSQWRGTARGLLLFLSTATGRRDFELDECVLGPDGIPRAFHICLRAPEELMPHRALLEQIIHREKPAYVTYELHFTATEAAGPSAP
- a CDS encoding autotransporter outer membrane beta-barrel domain-containing protein, with translation MLRLAPSLSRRGPAWACALMLGMARDALAQDTLPPPDPAVDALPPPSVDASSSPDATASVPMLGISLDAGVPDGVGVSAVVRPVRWLRLHGGVTSNTLSLGLRAGAGWVPLATLVSPSLNVDVGHYFSAKYNKLVDRLGSNPLQTDAPINDVGYDYASATVGLEIGSPNRFAAFLRVGLSYSTLTIDDAEALLQDVTDDPDVTATPLSLRFTSPSVKLGFLLYFF
- a CDS encoding phage tail protein, encoding MAEAKVLKVRDEGPRAGALAVPFRAYSFKLLMGGSVQGHFAQCTGLRSRVEVIPLREQGRTVVRKLSGPLGSGSVSLNYGLSTSSELWDWFLASMEGHGQSKTVSILMLGVDGITEVFRYELLECWLRDWECAAVDARRQQAALSRLVLSFEAIRRG
- a CDS encoding FAD-binding oxidoreductase, coding for MSTAALPDAFLRAISEGFPSDFLTREPGELAEYGRDWTRVHTPAPAAVALPRTTDEVSRLLALCHAHQVAVVPSGGRTGLAAGAVAARGELVLSLQRMNHMGPVDVLGNTVRVQAGAVTEAVHQHCAPYGLTWPVDFASKGSSHVGGNIATNAGGVKVIRYGLTRQWVLGLQVVTAQGQVLELNGALEKNNTGMDLRQLFIGSEGTLGVITEATLKLTRLPGKQEVFLFAVPDVAAVLKLFRDARQAPLLISAYEFFTDKCLARVQRHRKLRSPFEAPSGCYVLLEAEASDAAGVEAWLGSLFERGLVTDGTQAQGASQAAELWALRESISESLSATGLPHKNDISLPIAALEAFCGELDAFFLARYPDWEICLFGHIGDGNLHVNVMKPDAMDKGEFLAHTKPADHDIFALVRKHAGSISAEHGIGLLKKDYLSYTRAPAELELLRALKRTMDPANILNPGKILDP
- a CDS encoding lysophospholipid acyltransferase family protein, with translation MRNQDISPRLIDLKHSIEHPMVRTLFRWVEQPVEHALSLSTLNQLYARFLSLYDQAHYFQTVLRVLNVEYTWTSEDRANIPVSGPIVAVANQPFGSLEGVILGDILTRIRPDVRLLGNHLFWNAPESQQWIIPMKPTRGTNPHPSHVAPLRACVRWLKGGGALGMFPAGGKPYFPLPGGEFSDPPWHPHVAKLIRRTGATVVPIFFEGSNSLLFQLASLIHPGLGAALLPSEFLKGRHAKAGVRIGRPLRPEKLARYPDDETLISYLRFKTYLLGRRESPIRPRFLPQLRHAKVTPVEPLAETVPTEVLSTEVSRLPAEALLVEHGDFQVFIARAPQIPAVLREIGRLREKTFREVSEGTGRALDLDGYDEAYHHLFMWNRARTELVGSYRLGQVDELLARSGVAGLYTSSLFKYEERFLQRLGPALELGRSFIRAEYQRKPTALALIWRGIGEHLVRHPRYKFLFGPVSISRDYRSLSRRIMVEFLGQERGDKKFAGLVKARNPLKEHLGREEREVLTSLVKSVDDISALISEIEEDNKDMPVLLRHYLRLNARLLSFSVDPSFGNCIDGLVVVDLRTTDPKILKRFMGEEGYSRFIAAR
- a CDS encoding lysophospholipid acyltransferase family protein — encoded protein: MFTRLAMLFVSPFGEMRRLRFGQAVMHRFFKAAAWLFGIQITHEGPLPAPGSMVVANHHSYMDIVALGAMVPCFFLSKAEVSRWPLLGPGAAAAGIAFVKRDSPRSRKAALETLLRRVQAGFTVVNFPSGTTCRQGETVRFRTGLFRVIAGTPVCLVPTSLRYEDGAADWVGDATFVGHLVRLAAKPRLRVHVAFHRPLNARDSGGDALRDACEGLVNASISSSTKEG
- a CDS encoding putative baseplate assembly protein, whose translation is MSLPSPHLDDRTFRQLLEEAHLRMAGKCPEWASLGPHDPEKVLLEAFAHLTEMMLHRLNRLPEKAYVEFLRLLGVRLQPPSAAAVALRFSLETPAEYPVDIPRGTRVTTARTEVGAEPVVFTTAEAGRILQGASEVRVQAYHCEQIDAERVGYGTGQPGLTVKVARPPLIAPTGDGLDVVVGVEAEPHELDGRAPARRHEGRLYRVWWEVDDFAYLAPNEPAYRVDRATGTITFAPAARTLGDEGGLGEARALAGVPPAGRAILVWYRRGGGTLGNVIAHSLEVLEEPIASVKVTNPRPATGGRAAETLENALVRGPQERHSLRRAITAGDFELLAQRASSAVARAKAFTLAQAWAHAPAGTVQVMLVPHLPPELQGCHGEGVTAGRLRRHQGEEVRARVQRELEARRPLGTVCQVAWARYKTVSVVARVVAQPTEDAEALKLRLLERLYRTLSPLPSMLHPGGWGFGQPLRTSQLRDLFLAEPGVRAVERVRVRVDEVPREVRALAADASQPRTFYAGGDETLFRSGNAGEGWEPVGRFSGEQVEVVEAHPSRAGWVAVASRLRGETPTRSRVSLSRDCCETWEPATATLDEVKDLAWTVREGTPVLFIATVAGLFEWVLKPGTAPRAVLVDPAQPGMGFCAVATASDVGGGVCVAVAAMEQGGVLLSDQEGRAGTFWHIGLRGQGVRVLEVQREGPNAFLWAGLGTFHEEETGAGCMRWELSGGEPPPGGWRAFNVGWEGGSCLSLAFAGATVHAGTQWAGVLSQEGGPGPSVWRRPEEHSRSPVYALASQGGGFPVLSGRPKGVFRRSRGSECDEPCSQWEFSEEVTVPPTWLLCSGFHELEVGGEDEEC